A part of Oncorhynchus clarkii lewisi isolate Uvic-CL-2024 chromosome 17, UVic_Ocla_1.0, whole genome shotgun sequence genomic DNA contains:
- the LOC139370196 gene encoding synaptogyrin-2-like: MEETGGVGGASAYGASLAGGGFDFHKFAKQPHTIVRFLSWIFSIVVFSCITAEGFVNKSHSPDAHCVFNQNDSACHYAVGIGVIAFLACFFFLLLDAYMPLMSNAKERKYAVMADLGFSVVWTFLWFVCFCLLTSQWSRTLDVKGIPQDAARSAIAFSFFSIATWGILTYFALGRYRRGVADVTQSIYAESPPEQHTPYPPTYAPSAYTPTTYSPYPSSAPDDFQQPPFTPSTITTTTQPQGEYQPPNY, translated from the exons atggaggagaccGGGGGAGTTGGTGGCGCTAGTGCGTACGGAGCTTCGCTCGCAGGCGGTGGCTTCGACTTTCACAAGTTTGCTAAACAACCGCACACTATCGTGCGCTTCTTGAGTTGG ATTTTTTCCATCGTGGTCTTCTCCTGCATCACGGCGGAGGGATTTGTCAACAAATCGCACAGCCCCGACGCGCATTGCGTCTTCAACCAGAATGACTCGGCGTGTCACTACGCTGTGGGCATCGGTGTCATAG CCTTCCTGGCCTGTTTTTTCTTCCTCCTATTGGACGCCTACATGCCGCTGATGAGCAACGCGAAGGAGAGGAAGTACGCTGTCATGGCCGACCTGGGATTCTCAG TTGTGTGGACGTTCCTGTGGTTCGTGTGTTTCTGCCTCCTGACTAGCCAATGGAGTCGCACGCTTGATGTCAAAGGAATCCCCCAGGACGCCGCCCGCTCCGCCATTGccttctctttcttctctatCGCCACCTGG GGAATCCTAACCTACTTCGCTTTGGGGAGATATCGCCGTGGTGTTGCCGATGTCACCCAGAGCATCTATGCCGAGTCTCCACCGGAGCAGCACACCCCTTACCCTCCGACCTACGCCCCCTCGGCCTACACCCCCACCACCTACTCCCCGTACCCTTCCAGCGCGCCAGACGACTTCCAACAACCCCCCTTCACCCCcagcaccatcaccaccaccacccaaccCCAGGGGGAATACCAACCCCCCAACTACTGA